One Arachis hypogaea cultivar Tifrunner chromosome 18, arahy.Tifrunner.gnm2.J5K5, whole genome shotgun sequence genomic window, TATTATTAACTTCCATCTATTTGACTCAAATTATCTCCTTTTTTTACTAACTTTGAACAGGATTCATGTTTCTTGAGTCACAAGGTGCCTTTAGAGTATATTAATTTACTAAGAATGGTGTTTGCAGCTACAATGCATAGGTTTCTTTTACCTTTCCACCCTCTTTTGAACCAGTGCCATTTGGTACGTTTGGTGTCATCACTGCAAAAGCTTGAGAAGGATATTAGAGTTGAAGTGGAAGCCAAAAACTATGTTAAAATCCCTGACCTTCTCATTCCCTTAGAGTCCTGCCATAGttcaaacaataatcctttttctttcttttcttcattttcccAGAACATGCAAATGCAAGTCATTGATAAAATGTTGCAATCTTTTATACCTCTTAGACCTCGCTCTAAGCCTAAGATAGCCCTTTCTTTCTTGCTAACTTATACCCTCCAAAGTTCTCATCCACTCCCAATTGCACTTGCTATCCTACAACGGACTCTGCATTCTGGCTGCTTTCCAGTTCCTCAGACACATGTTCTCCTCACTTCTGCTTGGTTGGATCACCGGTGTCTCTCTCATTCTGTAGCTAATGTTTTGCTTGAGATGCAATCAATTAGATATCATCCTGACTATCGTTAGATGCGGGAGGAAGAGAAGGTTCATTCGAAGCAGAATTATTTTCAGCATTATCATTCCTAGGTAGTTCTTGGTTGATACTTTCATCCATACCTAAACATTACTAGCAATCCAATCCAATAATCTCAACTCTCAAGTTCACAACAAACAACAAAATCCAGTtcagtaaacaaagcaaaatcagTTCAGTAATCAGTAAACAACAATTATTAACCAAAATTCACAGTTCAGTTTTAGCAGGATCAGTTGAATCAGTTCACAGTTTCACACTACAcagttcaaagaaaaataaaatagggaGACAGAGTTCACAGTTTTAGAGTTCATCATGTCACATTGCAGTGACTTCAGTTCACACTTCACAGAGCTTCACAAAATCAAACAACTACTCAATCAAACTCATCAGGGAGACAGAGACATGCTAAactgaaaaaagaaattaaaaaaattacctgAAACTCTGGAAGCTCGAAGGCACCTTCAAGGCTTCAACATAATATGTAATAGGAAGAGTCGGAGACAGCAACGCCAAGTGACCAAGCAGTGGTGGAGCACCTTCAAAGGAACAACGGCTGTTGCGCGATGGAGGTGGCTGTTCGAAGGAACGACTGCTGCGCGACAGAGGTGGCTTGGCGAAGGAACGACGGCTGCTACGCGATTAGGTGGCTGatacaccactatttcgtggtatattttatgcttgattgagtgaattttatccactaaactcacacttattcatataattcgcatgttttacattttccttcctaattttgtgctatgattgaaaacatgtttctttggccttaaatttgctatgtttaatcccctcttattaccattcgatgccgtgatatgtgtgttaagtgttttcagagtttatagggcaggaatgacttagaggatggaaaggaaacatgtaaaagatgcaaaagtggaaggaatacaagaaactgaaggaattgctaagctgtccagcctgacctcttcgtacttaactgaccataacttgagctacagagatccaaatgagaaggttctagttgcattggaaaactaacatccggggcttcgaaaatgatatataatttgccatagtttctctgAAGATAAGCGACACGCACGCGTGCATCTGCGAAATTTCAGCGTATCAGAATTCGCCCCcaacgatttctgggctgtttttgacccagttctcggcccataaaatatagattagaggctgcagagtagaGGAATGGGGGGACACTTCTCATTAtacacaatttaggttttagatgtagtttctagagagagaggctctctcctctctcttaggttttaggattttaggattagctTTTCTTAATTTCAAGCTAAGTTTCTATCAtagtttaattagtttctcttctactcttatttgctCTAGTCCTTTAGTTTACTTATTcctcttgttgattactttatgttgccaatttagtttatgaatcctTCATGTTAGATTGAAtttcttatttaatgcaatttgaggtatttcagatttatgattgttttcttcaatttatgttattgatgctttcaattggttatttagatttattattccttgttaattttctatgtttttatgttgtaccctccaagtgtttgataaaatgcttgggagggttttaaattagctttttattaccttttggctttggttgattaattagagactcttgagtaaTCAAACTCCTTTGtcgattgataattggaatttgctggttgatttggatccctctaaagctagtccttccttaggagttgactaggacttgaggaatcaaattgattcatccacttgacttttcttcatagttagaggttaactaagtggtagcaactGACAATCCTCATCAtaactgataaggataactaggataggacttctgattctcataccttgccaagagttttcttaattattagtttattttcttaccatttactttccttgttccttaattcaaaaaccgaaaaatatacttttccataaccaataataactacacctccctgcaattccttgagagacgacccgaggtttaaatatttcggttattatttttattagatttgctttagtgacaaacaatttttgtatgaaaggattattgttagtttagaaactatacttgcaacaggaaattattgtgaattctttaccatCAATAATTCGTTCATCAGTGGCTGTTCGAATGAACGACGGCGATGGCACGACGCGGTGGCTGGACGAAGGTGAGGGACGATCGTGTGAGAGTCAGAGAGGTGTTCCCAGTTCTCACTCTCAGTTCTCAGTTTCTGAAGCTCGAAGAGAAAGGGGAGGATCGAATTAGAGATTTAGGGTTCCAGAGGCTGAAATGGCAACGTTTTGCTGCCCAGCCAAAAAACCGGCCAGGTCACGATTTGGTTTGACCGATCGGTTACCAGCCGGTTCACCGGTTCAATTTCGATTTTCAAATTTTGCAGTTTTGCTGTTTTAACCGAATCGTTTTTTGTGCGGTTcatggttcaaccggttcgaccgaCTGATCcgaaccgattttcagaaccttgtttttctgcgggtagggtttggtagggtagggtagggtttagaattttagggtgcgAGTAGAGTTagagttgagagattctcaacccgcggatagagtagggtagagttttaagaaaattttcaacccgcaggtagggttagggtagaatccaaaccctaccctaccctacccattgccagccctagGTTCAATGGTTcaacaataatttttaaatttggtggttataatttctattatgaaataaataattaacgaagatataataaatataaaataaatagaagattctagtattaatatttactaatataattatttaactatAATAAAAGTAATTTATATTGCCACTTAAAAATCCACGgagaaaaataagaaagggaaagagtTTTATATTAAAGGGAAAGAAAGGAGAATATTTGCTATTGTTGTATTTGTCTGAGGATTTGTCCTCTATTTATACATgcaaaaattcaaatattcaaaCTTCATTAATTCTCAATTTGTATCGAGAAGTTAACTTTTGAAAAGTTTGCCATCCATATTAATAGACATCCATTGTTATCATAACAATTTCTAATTAAACTGCAAATTTTGTCAGTTTACAGTTCAACCAATTCGACCGAACAATTTAACCAGCTTTTAAAATTTTGCTTTTATGTCATAATATTTTTACCGTAAGTAATATACTATAAATAAAGGATATAATTTTCAGTTATAATACtctagtaatattttttaattaaaaattcttgAAGCTAGTAATTTTTAGTAATTGTGACTAGCacgaatattaaattatttttaataaataaattttattaatttatgtatgtaaATTTTAGTAAATATGAATACAAATTGTATTGATTTATGTGtacaaattttgataaatataaatacaaatcatgtacttcttgtatACAAATTTCTGTAAATTGTGAGGATAAATTATTATTGGCCAAAGACTAATCCAAAATGATAATATTTGTTTGTTATATAACAatattgttctttatttctttactgTTCACGGTCTTTGTAAGTACACTCCAATAAAGACTTAAACCCGAAATAAGGAGATCTGTCAAGACTTACCTTATATTCCAATCTTACAAATTCAAGTTTCACGACCAAGAGAGTTAATCAGAATCTTACATCTGAAACAATATTTGTGTGTCCATGTTGTGGCACATTACCTCATTCTTTACTAAAAATCATTTTCCAAAAAGAAATGGAATTTTACCAAAAACCTGACTTTCAATTACAAAatcaactaaaaagaaaaaacgTTCTATGGTAAAATAATTTCATAAAAGAGGTAATAGATTATTTTTTTGATGTTATTAGAAATGACAATGGAGTCAGTTGGAGGCCTACTCAATGCTGCTTCGTACATTCATATCCCATTGTATACCTGTCAATAAAATTCTTAATTCTGTATTCTAACTCTACCTACATGAAACCTGTCCAGTCTATTACAAGATGAGAATCAAACAACTCTTTCTacatttatgaatttaatttgtcTAATTGTATCACATGAATATGCAGCTGTACATACTATAATAACCGATATCTAATTCCTATATATATCCTATAGAATCTTATGATATGACTTGTCTGTACAAAAATCAAGTACAAAGAATCAAGAATGAGGATCAAGGTctatgcttcttctttttcacagcAAGAATTGGTTGTATTTGCAAGTGCCTTTTGAAtgcctcattgaagaggatacgAGCATGGAAGGCTTTGATGATTGGTAGCCAAGCAAGAATGGCAATAGGTCCAAATAGAACAATCCCCATTCCATAATCAAATTCTCTAGCAAGTGCACGGGTGAAATGCCACACCCCAGTGTGCTCTATCTTTGGCCTCGCAGCTTGTGCAATCTGTAATAGAAAGAAGTGTCATATCACTTAGATTAATGATGTATTTGGAAAAGCCgaaaaaattaaacttattttaataGTAAGTACTTATATGTATAATTGCTCTTTTTTATAGTTAATCATGAAAagtgattttaaatttattttattttattttattttattttattttattttatttttgagatcTTCCAAGTTTTTATGTACTAATGCTACTTTTACAACTCTCCCAAACAACTCTTCCAACTACTAATGGCATGGCTCACATGAGGTAATAAGTTCTCAGAAGAATTGTTAGTTTAGATTGTAGAAATAATAAAACTGATTTTTATATGGTAAATCActaaataatatatgaaatttGAAGTTACAAAAAGCTTTAATGAAATGAATGTCCAAGTTTTAGTTTAAGCTTCTTTCTTCTGTCTTCCCCTCTCACCAAAACAAAAACAGCTTAAATTATGGGGAAAAGGGCTTTTACCAGCTTTTATTATGGAAGAAAGCGTCTATTTtatcaagttttcaaagtttttaatctatggaagaaaatgtatccaaGTGCAAACAATCAAAATTTTGCTCAAACAAAAAGTTACCTGTATCAAGCCCCATGCAGTTGGCATGAATGCCAGACAGCATACAAAAATGTCCATCAATGAAAGTTCACATATAACcgaaagaatgatgatgatggcaATAACTGCCACAAACAGGAATGCCTTGAAAATTCTAAATCCAAGCTGATAATTAGCACTAAATAGTTGCCTTCCTATGTTCACGGCCTGCATGGATGTTTAAAATCAAATTATGGAGTTAATAACAAGCAATGGCACACTAGCCACTACTATATAGAAGAAACATTATTTCGCTTATAAGCTTGAATAGCTACTACATAGTTCACAAACCATCAAAATTAAATCTAAAGTCTTTTTAGTGATTTATTCTGGTTACTGATGCTTGCACCTCCATAGACTAATTAAACCACCACCTGATATAAGAAATTAAGACTCTACTATCTTTTCCAAATCTGGTTCTGTACTATTGTTGAATAAATTCTATGAAAGCTACGAAGCATGGATACTAACATAGATAGGGGGGATGACATGACGCCGGATATGGGAAacactaatttcaatttttttgagATAtggacatatatataatataaattatgtttcagataaattgtaataatattttaatattttattgatatttaagTACAAACTAATTTTTAAGgcctttttaattatataaaacatTTAAGATAGTTTTtggtattaataaataaaaatatatattatcttAAAACTCATTTTAAGAATATAGGCTAAGAATAAAGTTGAGCACTACATGTAATGGTATTAGTGTGTCCAAAAcctctttatatatttttattagaaccCTTGAAGTATTGAACAATAGTGTGCCGGACCAGTATTAAATAgatttgaatcctctaaattttgaatttcactttaaaggGTAAAGTGTAAtatctcaccatttatttcataggtgggaccaagagaaaatatgagagagaaattatTCAAAGGTGAGAGATTATACTTTTTTTAtctaaagtgaaaattcaaaatttagaagatccaaattcgTGTTAAATGTATCTGACACGACACAACAACTCAACAAAGTCTACGTGCTTAGTAAGAAAGAAATTACCTTCACCAAGAGGAAAACTGCAACAATCACAATCCAAGAAAGGACATAAACAAGAAAGTTCTTGCTGTGCTGGGAGATGTCCAGGTGATAGACCAGACCGTACTGATAGATGAAGAATCGAAGCGAAAGCAATATCTCTGCCAATCTTGAAAAGAGACCAGATCGACGAAGATGCGCTTGCTCATCATCCCACCAAGAATGCCAGCTCTTATCCTGCTGAATTCCTATACCACCCTGTTGCCTGATCCATTTGTTCCACTCTTTCCAATCATCTACTGTCTTGGTCCAACTGAATCCAGCAGGATTGAAAAGAAAAGGTGCACACAACCAGGTTAGCGACATGAACCAAATGGCGTATGTTATCAGCACGTATGCCACGTTGCTCTGGTATGATCTCCTGAACATGTTATAAACAATCAACAGCAGCATCAGTTCAAACCCCTTCACAAAATGGCTTCTTGAATATAGTCTATAATTCTCAGTGAAGCTTGCATGGAAGACAACAACTTTGCGTCCGGTCGGCCTATACTTTGCGCCACCGTGCAGGATCGTCCGGCCATAGTAATGTGTTTTTGTTCCAAGGGAGAATGTGAAGAAAACAGCAGCCAGTTGCAGTTGCATGAGGACAAAATCTTTGACGGCTGTAAGGAATCCTTTCTCGAGGCCAATTTCCATCACCATCGGCAAGCCTGTGAGAAGGCCAAGCTGTATGAATGATTGTGAGGCAAGAGCTGTTTCCAAGGACTGTACATTCTTGATTCTGGCCTCAATTATAAGTGCTCTTTCCAACCCACTAAGCACCAGATATAGCTGCCCGTAGAGAAATACATATATTCCTATCACAGACATCTGTGAAGCAGTCCAATTACAAGTTGTATCAGTCAAATCTGATAGTACCAGTAATGTATGTACACATGTATCATTCAAGGAAAACTATTATGATCATAAGCTTTTGCATTGGGTTGACTATTGTAAAAAGTTTTTGCTTTTCAGCCCTATTTGATAATAGATACAAATTTTCTAATATGCTTTGACAAATTGATCAACTGTATACGTCCATTAAATAACAGAATGCTGCaactaaaagagagaaaaagagaacacTGTGATGGTTCAATTATATTACCAAGCTGCTGAAGTAAAATCCAATGGTGGTGAAATAAAAAGATAGCATTCGGAAGAAATCGAATTGACGGCCAAGGCGAAATATGTCGCGGCTTATAGTTTGCTCACTATTTCCATTTGCCACCTTGGCTTCAAATTTTGAGATCTGGTTTAGGCCTACATCACGACCTTTGCCAACTTGCAAGTATTCATGGTAGGAAATACATCCTCTTCTTAGAATAGAATTAAATCCTGCATGAATAAAAACATGAGCACTTTTTCTCTTGTATCATAAAGAATATATGGTCAGAGTTTGATGTCAAAGTCATCAATTCCTACCAGCAAAAACATCCTCACTCAAGTTAATTGTTTTGGATGCTTTGCTTACACCTCCTCTGGTGATGTGAAAGACCCTGTCAAATACATCTGGATGTCCATAGTGAAACCGCACCCTGAACGGAAGCATACATAAAAAATGGTAAGCATTTGTTGGAGTTTGGAAAGATAGCACTAGAGGAATAGGTAATGAAGATAATatacttgaatgaaaaatgtcACTGCTTGTTTATGCAATAGGTAAAAGTCAAGCAtatgaaaaatgccactttagcATTACATTAGGCTTTGCAAATAAACTTGGAAAACTCAATTGATCACATTTGCTTTCTTTACCAGTAAATGGTTAAAAAAAGAAAGTATTTATTagagtaaaagacaaataggtccatGACCTTTTAAaacgcggacattttcgtccctcaagattggaaaatacatttcGATCCCTCACGTTTTAAAACGGCGGACAATTATACCCCTCCGTCCGTTTTGGGCCAAAAACGGCAACGGAGCCAACTGACATGAAGGGGTAGAGAATGACGTGTCCGTTACACTTGCTGAAGTGGATTGGAACGAATTTTTAGTAGACAAATTCGTCCCTTAAGTGCAAAACAATTATTCTTCCCTTATTGCTGAAATTAGCACAGAAATAATTATTCACAAGTTAAATGTGAACATACAATTTAGGATCTAATCCCAATTCTGAATCCTCTTTCTTCAACCTCATAATAAAATATTACTCTTATTAATTCACCCACTCACATAACAAAAGAAAAGTCTATACAATAATCAATGCAAGCCACCAAGAACTGAATAAGTGGGTTGAATCATTGCAAAAAGCGCCTTTGACCATCCAAGAGGAAAACAGAACAGATCATGCCACTCAACTCTAAAGGATGAAGGAACAAATTCAAGGTACAAACTCAGAATTTCTAAGAACAACCAAGTTGAACATTCATAAATACTAAAACACATAAGAATGGATCCATGTATTCATTTCAAATTTATATTTAAGagttcaaattaaaaatagagcACAAAATCATTTTATCAAAACAAAATCAAGCAACTAAGAATCATAAAAGTTACATTACATAAGCAATAGaagaaagtataaaaaaaaaatcaagaatagAAAATCACACAATAATCACCATGAACAAGCGAGAGAGAATAAGTAAATACATCTTTCAACTAATGGTGCAATTTAGTAGTAAAGGACCAAAACACACGACAGAAAGAACCTACTTGTTATTGGGGCATTTCATCAAGCATGTTAAACGCAGTCATGTAAAGAAAAAATACATTGACAAAACGCATCAATTTATCATCCCCGTGAACACTACGATAAGATCAAGAGAAACCATAACCAAAAAGAAAACACCTACGACAAgttaagaggaagaaagaagcgAACCAGAGAGGcacagagagagatagagaggaaaAGCGAGCGGCGATTGAGATGGCGTAGCGACGACAGAGACTATGGCGACTGAGGGGCTTAGCATGAGCCACACCTCCCAAAGTGTTTCAAGGTCTTGTGCATGAAGAACCCCCCTCACTCGTTATGGACGATCGCACAAGCAGCGGGCATGGCTTCCACCTTGCATTTTGATTAAATAGGGCTCACTCATGCTTACGGCGTCGTTTTGCACTTAAGGGACGAATTTGTCCACTAAAAATTCATCTCAATCTACTTCAGCAAATGTAACGTACACGTCATTCTCTACCCCTCCATGTCAGCTGGCTCCGTTGccgtttttggcccaaaatggACGGAGGGATATAATTGTCGGCTATTTTAAAACGTGGGGATCGAAATGTATTTTTCAATCTTGAGGGATGAAAATGTCCACAATTTAAAaggtcaaggacctatttgtcttttactctATTTATTATTTCCGAACATGTCCATAGTGAAGTTTTGCATGGTTACCTGAGAGGATTGGCAAGAAGCCTTTGACCAATAGTGACAAAGCTGGTTTCTTGATACGACATGAACCATGCCAGAGAAGACACACTGAAGTTATAAAAGTCATTGAAAGTGAGGAAAGAAAACAGTGAGTAATGGGgacaagcaagaaaagaaatagTTAATGTGAATTTAAAATAGAACAGGGAAACAATCGAAGAAACGGAGGTAGTATTGTCTTGAGGAAATGTTTTTTATCATCTTGACATATTTCATTTACAGTTTCCATGATAGGAATCAAGATATGGTATATGATACTTTCTTGAACAGCTTAAAACCATATTCATGTATTGAAGAAATAATCTTGCTGGTTTCCAGTTTGTCATCACAATCAAGTCATTTTAATTTATGGTAGGGCTGACCTTCCTGTGAAAATATGTTCCCTTAAACCAAGTATGGTAGGAGGACGCCGCCCTTGGCACTTAAGAAATTCTTGGAGAAGGTTTCTCATTTTTAGAGCTTCTTCCAAGTAATTATCCTGTAAAATTAGATACTCGTAAGAACATAATAGAGGTGAATAAACGtgaatataagaatttaatttactaaaagaaaaaaaaaaaagaagaaaaataagcccACTTGGTTCATATCAATTGTCTGGAGGGCTTCGCCACGAGTAAATACTATTGAACTATTCTGATTTTCAGGCTTTCCTTCCCCAATATCTGGTGGACCTGGAAGCTTTATCTGATATATTGtctacaaaagaaaagcaagagCTTCTTGAAGAAATTAATAGATTCATTTGGACAAGTCTTCTCGTGTTGCAATAGAAATACCTGTTCAAAACCATTGACCACTTTAACCAGTTTAGATGAGTACACTTTGTGAGGTTTCCGTTGTATTATTTCCTCCTTTTCCTCAACATACGCGACACGGAGAGACGGATATCTACAGGTAACACACTTGCAAAAGTTATTTTATACTTGTTCCATTTCAAGGTATAAGAAAATTTTCTATTCCCTAGTAAAGCCTTACCGTATCATCAAGTCAATTATGTCTCTATAATGTGGATCATTTTTAGCCTTTTGTGATGCAAATGACTGACAGGAAACAACATACGTGTATTTCATGTCTGCAAGTGCTTCAAGATGAGCAAATAGTGCACGGTTACTTTTTTCAGTAGTCTCATAACCCTCCAGAATATCTGCATTCACGAAATCAGTTGCATGATGAAATTCGTTTGCTTGAACATTATTTGCTACTTTTTATTGCACCATAGCCAAGTACCAATAGATAATGAATGATACTTATACTTAATTACAGACCTTCATCTTCAGCCATGTCAAGAAATGCTTGTAGCTTTAAGGCTTCTCTGTAGTACATCATCCCTCTAACTGTAGTAAACAAGATTGAAATGAACATAGAATGCCTTAAAATTTTGTATTGACATgcattttttagaataaaaaactgAACCTGTTCTGCATAGTGTCTGGCCCCTGAAGGAAGCCCACTGTCTAAGATCATCTTCTAAATTCTTCTGATTTTCACAATCCATACGTTGCATAAAGTTTTTCCACTCATCTATTGAAATTGTTGTGGCAAAGTATGAGATAAGTTCAGAGAGAATGTCTAAGatgcttattcttattcataTAGCTACCTGGAAATATCTTTTGCAAGTAAAAGATGATGGAGTCCTCCTCTTTATCTGAACCAAGCTCCTTTAGGGAAAAGTTGACGTCCTCAACATAATATGGAGTAATAACACTACCATTACCAACCGTGACATATATCAGACATAGCTTTGTGATGAACTACATCGTTGGTTACTTCAACTTAAAGGTGAATTATCTTAAAACAAATGGAACACTGAATTCAAGTGTTATATTAACTTACCTGAATGGTAGCGTATTTCGCACTTTTGGAGCATCAGGCATATCTGTAAATAAAGAAGTAGCAAAGAATGATATGCGCCTACGAGCATCTATGTTAGCAGGCATGTCCATTGCTGTATCCTTCACCGTAAGTAACAAATGAAAGCGCTTGATCTGCCATGAACATCAGGGTTCTATCAGTGTAACAAGAGCAGAGTCCACATATAATAAGATGCTATTTCAGTACGTGGCTGCACTCATTTATGAACATTGTAACTATCCTTGATGATATAGGTAATAAAATATCACCTTTTCAATCACAGGGTCATTTTCTGGCAAGGGAAAATGGATAGAATTCTCATTGGCAAATAATAGTGTTTCAATATCACTATTCACTCCCTCAAATAGTTGGTCAATATCTCTGGTTAGATACACATACTCGCCCTCATTTATTTGTGGAATGTGTATCATATCCAATATTCTGAACAAATTTAGAAAGTAAATTAGAAACTAAAGCACAGGCACAACAATGTTGTAAAGATCAACAAATTCTTAAGCAACATTACCTTGAGTCAACCATCATATCATTTGTTATCAGTTCAAACATATCTTGTAAAGCTTTCACAACTTTGTACTGATGGTCTTTATCTCCGTCCATCTTATCAAATTCCATACAGAAGTTATTAGAACTTAGTTATTGATCATGTGCATTCATTAACATAAATTTCTTGGCATGATTAGGTCAAGAAATCAATTACCAGAAGTTCCGCTAGCTCAATGACCTTAGCTTGCAGAGCTGGTAGAACTTTCAAGTtgaatttcttgagaagacatGATTCTTGGATACTTTTTTCAATTTCACCAAGTATATCACATATAATCCTAAATAAACATAAATAACAACTGCATCAACAATCAtatcattttttttgttagaacTTAGATGTAGAGAAAAACAAGGAAATCCACAAAGTGCTAAGATAAGATTGCATATAACAGTGCTTGAAGTTGGGAGCTTGTCTCAAAAAGATAGTCCATATTTTACCTTTTCTCCAGATTTCCCACAACAAGAATCTCAAGAACATACTTCAATGACTCGTAGCACTCTCGTACAGCATAAAACATGTACTtgtcttttgtaatttttttagcaAGAATCTCGTCCTTTCCCTCAAAATCTTTAGCAATGGTCAAAGCTGTAGAAAACTAGTATATGTTGCAAGAAAAATTTTCAGTGAAAAATGATGTAAAGTTGATATTTGC contains:
- the LOC112770703 gene encoding putative callose synthase 8 isoform X4 — protein: MAYELHGILTGAISLTTWEKVMPAYGGEPESFLNNVVTPIYKVISEEVEKSKGGTAEHSVWRNYDDLNEYFWSPDCFGIGWPMRLDHDFFVVGPESKSTANNAIVLSPDKSKEKKDEEAEDATEEPPAEEIHEPQWPGKTNFVEIRSFWQIFRSFDRMWSFLILSLQTIIIIACHDLGSPLQLFDAIVFEDIISIFITSAFLKLIQAILDITFTWKARYTMEYSQKVKLLMKLIFALIWTIVLPVCYANSRRKYTCYSTKYGSLVEEWCFTSYMVAAAIYLTSNAVNVVLYLVPAFSKYMEVSNHKICKVLSWWTQPRVYVGRGMQEDQVSVLKYTLFWILVLCSKFIFSYSFEIKPLIAPTRQIMKIGVRKYDWHELFPRVKSNAGAIVAVWTPVVIVYFMDIQIWYSVFCTIFGGLYGILNHLGEIRTLGMLRSRFDSLPSAFNVCLIPPSSKRGKKKRKGFLSNIFQKMPDEKGAIAKFVVVWNQIINHLRLEDLISNREMDLMLMPMSSELFSRKVRWPVFLLANKFSTALTIAKDFEGKDEILAKKITKDKYMFYAVRECYESLKYVLEILVVGNLEKRIICDILGEIEKSIQESCLLKKFNLKVLPALQAKVIELAELLMDGDKDHQYKVVKALQDMFELITNDMMVDSRILDMIHIPQINEGEYVYLTRDIDQLFEGVNSDIETLLFANENSIHFPLPENDPVIEKIKRFHLLLTVKDTAMDMPANIDARRRISFFATSLFTDMPDAPKVRNTLPFSVITPYYVEDVNFSLKELGSDKEEDSIIFYLQKIFPDEWKNFMQRMDCENQKNLEDDLRQWASFRGQTLCRTVRGMMYYREALKLQAFLDMAEDEDILEGYETTEKSNRALFAHLEALADMKYTYVVSCQSFASQKAKNDPHYRDIIDLMIRYPSLRVAYVEEKEEIIQRKPHKVYSSKLVKVVNGFEQTIYQIKLPGPPDIGEGKPENQNSSIVFTRGEALQTIDMNQDNYLEEALKMRNLLQEFLKCQGRRPPTILGLREHIFTGSVSSLAWFMSYQETSFVTIGQRLLANPLRVRFHYGHPDVFDRVFHITRGGVSKASKTINLSEDVFAGFNSILRRGCISYHEYLQVGKGRDVGLNQISKFEAKVANGNSEQTISRDIFRLGRQFDFFRMLSFYFTTIGFYFSSLMSVIGIYVFLYGQLYLVLSGLERALIIEARIKNVQSLETALASQSFIQLGLLTGLPMVMEIGLEKGFLTAVKDFVLMQLQLAAVFFTFSLGTKTHYYGRTILHGGAKYRPTGRKVVVFHASFTENYRLYSRSHFVKGFELMLLLIVYNMFRRSYQSNVAYVLITYAIWFMSLTWLCAPFLFNPAGFSWTKTVDDWKEWNKWIRQQGGIGIQQDKSWHSWWDDEQAHLRRSGLFSRLAEILLSLRFFIYQYGLVYHLDISQHSKNFLVYVLSWIVIVAVFLLVKAVNIGRQLFSANYQLGFRIFKAFLFVAVIAIIIILSVICELSLMDIFVCCLAFMPTAWGLIQIAQAARPKIEHTGVWHFTRALAREFDYGMGIVLFGPIAILAWLPIIKAFHARILFNEAFKRHLQIQPILAVKKKKHRP